One Candidatus Ornithobacterium hominis genomic region harbors:
- the lon gene encoding endopeptidase La codes for MKIDNLTFQDNITEDSEFIPLLSEEEEQQLLNTDVPNVLAILPLRNTVLFPGVVIPITAGRDKSIHLLKEAYAKKQYIGVTSQKDVKQDEPEQNDISKIGTVAKIHKMIKMPDGNTTVILQGLRRFKIIEFISEDPYFKAEITLLSDKKPKKNDAEYNAIIDSIKDVAIQIVKNSPNLPSEASFAVKSIESPSFLVNFVSSNMDLNMEDKQNLLNESSIKERATKTLRHLNFELQKLKLKNDIHSKTKYELDQQQREYFLNQQMRTIQEELGGGFSSDQEIQELRQRAKNKKWGKEPQQYFDKELKRMERLNPQMPEFSIQRNYLEFMLDLPWQKVSKDKLNINYAKKILNQDHYGLEKVKERILEYLAVLKLKGDMKSPILCLYGPPGVGKTSLGKSIARALQREYQRMSLGGVHDESEIRGHRKTYIGAMPGRILQNIKRAGVSNPVFVLDEIDKLGRSNQGDPTSAMLEVLDPEQNTTFHDNYLDQAYDLSNVMFIATANDISNIPAPLRDRMEMVQVNGYTVEEKVQIAKKHLLPKQLEDHGLAKDFIKIGKKELTFLVDGYTRESGVRMLDKKIASLARFIAKDVAMEKDVDPKLTREKIEEILGPPQESNKYENNDVPGVVTGLAWTSVGGDILFIESILSKGKGNLSMTGNLGKVMKESAQIALEYVKANHESFDIPLQKIEESNVHIHVPEGAVPKDGPSAGITMLTSIVSTFTRRKVKKNIAMTGEITLRGKVLPVGGIKEKILAAKRAGIKEIILCEQNQKDVQEINEQYLTGLKFHFVNRMEEVLEIALLKTKA; via the coding sequence ATGAAAATTGACAATTTGACATTTCAAGATAACATTACAGAAGATTCTGAATTCATTCCATTGCTTTCAGAGGAAGAAGAGCAGCAATTACTCAATACAGATGTACCTAATGTATTAGCTATTTTGCCACTAAGAAACACAGTTTTATTCCCGGGCGTGGTAATTCCTATCACGGCAGGGCGAGATAAATCCATTCACCTTCTAAAAGAAGCTTACGCCAAAAAACAATATATCGGGGTAACTTCCCAAAAAGATGTGAAGCAAGATGAACCTGAGCAAAACGATATTTCAAAAATCGGTACAGTTGCCAAAATTCATAAAATGATAAAAATGCCAGATGGCAACACAACTGTTATTCTACAAGGCTTAAGAAGATTTAAGATTATTGAATTCATATCAGAAGACCCCTACTTCAAAGCCGAGATAACATTACTTTCAGACAAAAAACCAAAGAAAAACGATGCAGAATATAACGCCATTATTGATTCCATCAAAGATGTAGCGATTCAAATCGTGAAAAACAGCCCCAACTTGCCTTCAGAAGCAAGCTTTGCGGTGAAAAGCATTGAGAGCCCCTCATTTCTAGTCAATTTTGTGAGTTCCAATATGGATTTGAACATGGAAGACAAGCAAAATTTATTGAATGAATCTTCTATAAAAGAACGAGCCACAAAAACTTTACGTCACTTGAATTTTGAGCTTCAGAAATTAAAGCTTAAAAATGACATCCATTCCAAAACTAAATACGAGCTAGACCAGCAACAGCGCGAATATTTTCTTAATCAGCAGATGAGAACCATTCAAGAAGAATTGGGTGGAGGATTCAGTAGCGACCAAGAAATTCAAGAATTAAGACAAAGAGCGAAGAATAAAAAATGGGGCAAGGAACCACAACAATACTTTGATAAAGAGTTGAAGAGAATGGAGCGTCTCAACCCGCAGATGCCAGAATTTTCTATTCAAAGAAATTATTTGGAATTCATGCTTGACTTGCCTTGGCAAAAAGTTTCTAAAGATAAATTAAACATCAACTACGCCAAGAAAATTTTAAACCAAGATCACTATGGCCTAGAGAAAGTCAAAGAGCGAATTTTGGAATATTTGGCAGTATTGAAATTAAAAGGAGACATGAAGTCGCCAATTCTATGCCTGTACGGCCCACCTGGTGTAGGGAAGACTTCACTCGGTAAATCCATTGCACGGGCGCTCCAGCGCGAGTACCAGCGCATGTCGCTAGGGGGGGTACATGATGAGTCAGAAATTCGTGGTCACCGCAAAACTTACATTGGAGCAATGCCAGGGCGAATTTTACAAAACATCAAAAGAGCTGGCGTTTCAAACCCCGTTTTTGTGTTAGATGAAATTGATAAACTCGGGCGTAGTAATCAGGGCGACCCAACTTCTGCCATGCTAGAAGTTCTAGACCCAGAGCAGAACACGACATTTCATGATAATTATTTAGATCAGGCTTACGATTTGTCTAACGTCATGTTCATTGCCACGGCTAATGATATTTCAAACATTCCGGCTCCACTGCGAGACCGAATGGAAATGGTGCAAGTCAATGGCTACACCGTTGAGGAAAAAGTGCAAATTGCTAAAAAACATCTGTTGCCCAAGCAGCTAGAAGATCATGGTTTGGCGAAAGATTTCATCAAGATAGGGAAGAAGGAGTTAACCTTTTTGGTAGATGGGTACACACGAGAGTCTGGTGTGCGTATGCTAGATAAAAAGATAGCTTCGCTGGCACGTTTCATTGCCAAGGATGTCGCAATGGAGAAAGATGTTGACCCTAAATTGACGAGAGAAAAAATAGAGGAAATTTTAGGCCCCCCGCAGGAGTCTAATAAATATGAAAATAATGATGTTCCTGGGGTTGTAACCGGGCTGGCTTGGACGAGCGTGGGCGGAGATATTTTATTCATCGAATCCATTTTATCAAAAGGAAAGGGAAATCTGTCTATGACGGGGAATTTGGGTAAAGTCATGAAAGAATCAGCTCAAATTGCTTTAGAATACGTGAAAGCTAATCACGAAAGCTTTGATATTCCGCTGCAAAAAATAGAAGAGAGCAACGTGCACATTCATGTTCCAGAGGGTGCTGTACCCAAAGATGGTCCTTCGGCCGGAATCACAATGCTTACAAGTATTGTGAGTACATTCACCCGCAGAAAAGTTAAAAAAAATATTGCGATGACAGGCGAAATCACATTGCGGGGGAAGGTTTTGCCAGTGGGGGGAATCAAAGAGAAAATTCTAGCAGCAAAACGCGCAGGAATCAAAGAAATTATTTTGTGTGAACAAAATCAAAAAGACGTTCAAGAAATAAATGAACAGTATTTAACGGGTTTGAAATTTCATTTCGTAAACCGAATGGAAGAAGTTTTGGAAATTGCTCTACTGAAAACAAAGGCATAA